The following are encoded in a window of Solidesulfovibrio magneticus RS-1 genomic DNA:
- a CDS encoding (2Fe-2S) ferredoxin domain-containing protein, protein MSTIASLDALRARREDILARQKARNGKIVINVSLATCSIAAGGKVALEAMQDEVALNGIANVEFMQSGCMTFCYAEPTVEITLPGKAPVVFGGVDEAKARELVTEYVMKGEPVEGIIPVTYERVVL, encoded by the coding sequence ATGAGCACCATCGCCAGTCTCGACGCCCTGCGGGCCCGGCGCGAGGACATCCTCGCCCGCCAAAAGGCGCGCAATGGCAAGATCGTCATCAATGTTTCCCTGGCCACCTGCTCCATCGCCGCCGGCGGCAAGGTCGCCCTGGAGGCCATGCAGGACGAAGTCGCCTTAAACGGCATCGCCAACGTCGAATTCATGCAGTCCGGCTGCATGACCTTCTGCTACGCCGAACCCACCGTGGAGATCACCCTGCCGGGCAAGGCCCCGGTGGTCTTTGGCGGCGTGGACGAGGCCAAGGCCCGCGAGCTCGTCACCGAGTACGTCATGAAGGGCGAACCGGTGGAAGGCATCATTCCCGTGACCTACGAACGCGTGGTCCTTTAA
- a CDS encoding complex I 24 kDa subunit family protein, which translates to MQTSTCQAIGECRMPEHAVLPQPLYREVVQFIDALPQKEGHLVTVLHKAQSVFGYLPIEVQQFVADHMEVPLAQVYGVVSFYTFFTMVPKGKHPISICMGTACFVKGADKVVNAFKEQLKIDIGDVTPDGKFSIDTLRCVGGCALAPIVMVGEKVYGNVTPGQVKKILADF; encoded by the coding sequence ATGCAAACTTCAACATGTCAGGCGATTGGCGAATGCCGGATGCCGGAGCACGCCGTGTTGCCCCAGCCGCTCTACCGGGAAGTCGTCCAGTTCATTGACGCGCTGCCCCAGAAAGAGGGCCATCTCGTCACCGTGCTGCACAAGGCCCAAAGCGTCTTCGGCTATCTGCCCATCGAAGTGCAGCAGTTCGTGGCCGACCACATGGAAGTGCCCCTGGCCCAGGTCTACGGCGTGGTGAGCTTTTACACCTTCTTCACCATGGTGCCCAAGGGCAAGCATCCCATTTCCATCTGCATGGGCACGGCCTGCTTCGTGAAGGGGGCCGACAAGGTGGTCAATGCCTTCAAGGAACAGCTCAAGATCGACATCGGCGACGTCACCCCGGACGGCAAGTTCTCCATCGACACCCTGCGTTGCGTCGGCGGCTGCGCCCTGGCCCCCATCGTCATGGTCGGCGAGAAGGTCTACGGCAACGTCACTCCGGGACAGGTGAAAAAGATCCTGGCCGACTTCTAG